The following are encoded in a window of Lynx canadensis isolate LIC74 chromosome B1, mLynCan4.pri.v2, whole genome shotgun sequence genomic DNA:
- the F11 gene encoding coagulation factor XI isoform X1, producing MILLYRVVHFILFASVSSECVTKLFTDTGFQGGDVTTIFTPSAKHCQLICTHHPRCLLFTFMAESSSEDPTRWFTCILKDSVTETLPRVNMTGAISGYSFKQCPHQISACHRNLYVDLDMKGMNYNSLVTRDAQECQERCTNDVHCHFFTYATKQFPSTEHRNICLLKYTHMGTPTRIMKLTKVVSGFSLKSCALSKLACIRDIFPSTAFADSNIDSVMAPDVFVCRRICTHHPSCLFFTFLSQEWPKESERNLCLLKTSESGLPSTRIKKDKALSGFSLQTCRHSVPVFCHSSFYHDTDFLGEELDIVDVKGHEACQKMCTDSIRCQFFTYSPSPESCNGGKGKCYLKLSSNGSPTKILHGRGGISGYTLRLCKMDNESSQNLQNVALKRISPHPPSVCTTKIKPRIVGGEASVHGEWPWQITLHITSPAQRHLCGGSIIGNQWILTAAHCLIGLESPKILRVYSGILNQSEVKKDTAFFGVQEIIIHDQYEMAESGYDIALLKLETAMNYTDAQRPICLPSKGDRSIIYAECWVTGWGYRKLGDKIQNTLQKANVPLVTTEECQTRYRGHKITNKMLCAGYREGGKDACKGDSGGPLSCKHNDVWHLVGITSWGEGCGQRERPGVYTNVVEYVDWILEKTQAV from the exons atGATTTTATTATATCGAGtggtacatttcattttatttgcctCAGTTTCCAGTG AATGTGTGACTAAGCTGTTCACAGATACCGGCTTTCAAGGAGGAGACGTGACTACCATTTTCACGCCAAGCGCCAAGCACTGTCAGCTTATCTGCACCCACCATCCGAGATGTCTGCTTTTCACCTTCATGGCTGAATCGTCGTCGGAAGATCCTACCAGATG GTTTACTTGTATCCTGAAAGACAGTGTAACAGAAACACTGCCAAGGGTGAATATGACAGGAGCAATTTCTGGATATTCTTTCAAGCAATGCCCACATCAAATAAGTG CTTGCCACAGGAATTTGTACGTGGACCTGGACATGAAGGGCATGAACTATAATAGCTTGGTGACCAGGGATGCCCAGGAATGCCAAGAGAGATGCACAAATGATGTGCACTGTCACTTTTTCACATACGCAACGAAGCAGTTTCCAAGCACGGAGCATCG aaACATTTGTCTGCTGAAGTACACCCACATGGGGACACCAACCAGAATAATGAAGCTCACTAAAGTGGTGTCTGGATTTTCACTAAAATCCTGTGCGCTTTCTAAGCTGG CTTGTATCAGGGACATTTTCCCTAGTACGGCATTTGCAGACAGTAACATCGACAGTGTCATGGCTCCGGATGTCTTTGTCTGTCGCCGCATTTGTACTCACCAccccagttgtttgttttttaccttccTTTCTCAAGAATGGCCAAAAGAATCTGAAAG aaatCTTTGTCTCCTGAAAACATCTGAAAGTGGATTACCAAGTACACGCATTAAGAAGGACAAAGCTCTTTCTGGTTTCAGTCTGCAAACCTGCAGGCACAGTGTCCCAG TGTTCTGTCATTCCTCATTTTACCACGACACTGATTTCTTGGGAGAAGAACTGGACATTGTTGACGTGAAAGGGCACGAAGCCTGCCAGAAAATGTGTACCGACTCCATCCGCTGCCAGTTTTTTACCTATTCGCCATCTCCAGAATCTTGCAACGGAGGGAA GGGTAAATGTTACTTAAAACTCTCTTCAAATGGATCTCCAACGAAAATACTTCATGGGAGAGGAGGCATCTCTGGATATACATTAAGGTTATGTAAAATGGATAATG AATCTAGTCAAAATCTTCAAAACGTTGCTCTGAAACGAATCTCACCCCATCCACCCTCAG TGTGTACGACCAAAATCAAGCCCAGAATTGTTGGAGGAGAGGCATCTGTTCATGGTGAGTGGCCATGGCAGATAACTCTGCACATCACATCACCTGCCCAGAGACACCTGTGTGGAGGCTCCATCATTGGAAACCAGTGGATACTAACAGCTGCTCACTGTTTGATTGG GTTAGAGTCACCTAAAATCTTGCGTGTCTATAGTGGCATTTTAAATCAATCAGAAGTTAAAAAGGACACAGCTTTCTTTGGGGTTCAAGAAATAATAATTCATGATCAATATGAAATGGCAGAAAGTGGGTATGATATTGCCTTGTTGAAACTGGAAACGGCAATGAATTACACAG atgcTCAGAGACCCATATGTCTACCTTCCAAAGGAGATCGAAGCATAATATACGCTGAGTGCTGGGTGACTGGATGGGGGTACAGAAAATTAGGAG acaaaatacaaaatactctCCAGAAAGCTAACGTGCCCTTGGTGACAACTGAAGAGTGCCAGACAAGATACAGAGGGCACAAAATAACCAATAAGATGCTCTGTGCAGGCTACcgagaaggagggaaggatgcTTGTAAG gGAGACTCGGGGGGCCCCCTGTCCTGTAAACACAACGACGTCTGGCACTTGGTGGGCATCACCAGCTGGGGAGAAGGCTGCGGTCAGAGGGAACGGCCCGGGGTTTACACCAATGTGGTTGAGTACGTGGACTGGATTTTGGAGAAAACTCAAGCGGTGTGA
- the F11 gene encoding coagulation factor XI isoform X2: MILLYRVVHFILFASVSSECVTKLFTDTGFQGGDVTTIFTPSAKHCQLICTHHPRCLLFTFMAESSSEDPTRWFTCILKDSVTETLPRVNMTGAISGYSFKQCPHQISACHRNLYVDLDMKGMNYNSLVTRDAQECQERCTNDVHCHFFTYATKQFPSTEHRNICLLKYTHMGTPTRIMKLTKVVSGFSLKSCALSKLACIRDIFPSTAFADSNIDSVMAPDVFVCRRICTHHPSCLFFTFLSQEWPKESERNLCLLKTSESGLPSTRIKKDKALSGFSLQTCRHSVPVFCHSSFYHDTDFLGEELDIVDVKGHEACQKMCTDSIRCQFFTYSPSPESCNGGKGKCYLKLSSNGSPTKILHGRGGISGYTLRLCKMDNVCTTKIKPRIVGGEASVHGEWPWQITLHITSPAQRHLCGGSIIGNQWILTAAHCLIGLESPKILRVYSGILNQSEVKKDTAFFGVQEIIIHDQYEMAESGYDIALLKLETAMNYTDAQRPICLPSKGDRSIIYAECWVTGWGYRKLGDKIQNTLQKANVPLVTTEECQTRYRGHKITNKMLCAGYREGGKDACKGDSGGPLSCKHNDVWHLVGITSWGEGCGQRERPGVYTNVVEYVDWILEKTQAV, translated from the exons atGATTTTATTATATCGAGtggtacatttcattttatttgcctCAGTTTCCAGTG AATGTGTGACTAAGCTGTTCACAGATACCGGCTTTCAAGGAGGAGACGTGACTACCATTTTCACGCCAAGCGCCAAGCACTGTCAGCTTATCTGCACCCACCATCCGAGATGTCTGCTTTTCACCTTCATGGCTGAATCGTCGTCGGAAGATCCTACCAGATG GTTTACTTGTATCCTGAAAGACAGTGTAACAGAAACACTGCCAAGGGTGAATATGACAGGAGCAATTTCTGGATATTCTTTCAAGCAATGCCCACATCAAATAAGTG CTTGCCACAGGAATTTGTACGTGGACCTGGACATGAAGGGCATGAACTATAATAGCTTGGTGACCAGGGATGCCCAGGAATGCCAAGAGAGATGCACAAATGATGTGCACTGTCACTTTTTCACATACGCAACGAAGCAGTTTCCAAGCACGGAGCATCG aaACATTTGTCTGCTGAAGTACACCCACATGGGGACACCAACCAGAATAATGAAGCTCACTAAAGTGGTGTCTGGATTTTCACTAAAATCCTGTGCGCTTTCTAAGCTGG CTTGTATCAGGGACATTTTCCCTAGTACGGCATTTGCAGACAGTAACATCGACAGTGTCATGGCTCCGGATGTCTTTGTCTGTCGCCGCATTTGTACTCACCAccccagttgtttgttttttaccttccTTTCTCAAGAATGGCCAAAAGAATCTGAAAG aaatCTTTGTCTCCTGAAAACATCTGAAAGTGGATTACCAAGTACACGCATTAAGAAGGACAAAGCTCTTTCTGGTTTCAGTCTGCAAACCTGCAGGCACAGTGTCCCAG TGTTCTGTCATTCCTCATTTTACCACGACACTGATTTCTTGGGAGAAGAACTGGACATTGTTGACGTGAAAGGGCACGAAGCCTGCCAGAAAATGTGTACCGACTCCATCCGCTGCCAGTTTTTTACCTATTCGCCATCTCCAGAATCTTGCAACGGAGGGAA GGGTAAATGTTACTTAAAACTCTCTTCAAATGGATCTCCAACGAAAATACTTCATGGGAGAGGAGGCATCTCTGGATATACATTAAGGTTATGTAAAATGGATAATG TGTGTACGACCAAAATCAAGCCCAGAATTGTTGGAGGAGAGGCATCTGTTCATGGTGAGTGGCCATGGCAGATAACTCTGCACATCACATCACCTGCCCAGAGACACCTGTGTGGAGGCTCCATCATTGGAAACCAGTGGATACTAACAGCTGCTCACTGTTTGATTGG GTTAGAGTCACCTAAAATCTTGCGTGTCTATAGTGGCATTTTAAATCAATCAGAAGTTAAAAAGGACACAGCTTTCTTTGGGGTTCAAGAAATAATAATTCATGATCAATATGAAATGGCAGAAAGTGGGTATGATATTGCCTTGTTGAAACTGGAAACGGCAATGAATTACACAG atgcTCAGAGACCCATATGTCTACCTTCCAAAGGAGATCGAAGCATAATATACGCTGAGTGCTGGGTGACTGGATGGGGGTACAGAAAATTAGGAG acaaaatacaaaatactctCCAGAAAGCTAACGTGCCCTTGGTGACAACTGAAGAGTGCCAGACAAGATACAGAGGGCACAAAATAACCAATAAGATGCTCTGTGCAGGCTACcgagaaggagggaaggatgcTTGTAAG gGAGACTCGGGGGGCCCCCTGTCCTGTAAACACAACGACGTCTGGCACTTGGTGGGCATCACCAGCTGGGGAGAAGGCTGCGGTCAGAGGGAACGGCCCGGGGTTTACACCAATGTGGTTGAGTACGTGGACTGGATTTTGGAGAAAACTCAAGCGGTGTGA
- the F11 gene encoding coagulation factor XI isoform X3: protein MTGAISGYSFKQCPHQISACHRNLYVDLDMKGMNYNSLVTRDAQECQERCTNDVHCHFFTYATKQFPSTEHRNICLLKYTHMGTPTRIMKLTKVVSGFSLKSCALSKLACIRDIFPSTAFADSNIDSVMAPDVFVCRRICTHHPSCLFFTFLSQEWPKESERNLCLLKTSESGLPSTRIKKDKALSGFSLQTCRHSVPVFCHSSFYHDTDFLGEELDIVDVKGHEACQKMCTDSIRCQFFTYSPSPESCNGGKGKCYLKLSSNGSPTKILHGRGGISGYTLRLCKMDNESSQNLQNVALKRISPHPPSVCTTKIKPRIVGGEASVHGEWPWQITLHITSPAQRHLCGGSIIGNQWILTAAHCLIGLESPKILRVYSGILNQSEVKKDTAFFGVQEIIIHDQYEMAESGYDIALLKLETAMNYTDAQRPICLPSKGDRSIIYAECWVTGWGYRKLGDKIQNTLQKANVPLVTTEECQTRYRGHKITNKMLCAGYREGGKDACKGDSGGPLSCKHNDVWHLVGITSWGEGCGQRERPGVYTNVVEYVDWILEKTQAV, encoded by the exons ATGACAGGAGCAATTTCTGGATATTCTTTCAAGCAATGCCCACATCAAATAAGTG CTTGCCACAGGAATTTGTACGTGGACCTGGACATGAAGGGCATGAACTATAATAGCTTGGTGACCAGGGATGCCCAGGAATGCCAAGAGAGATGCACAAATGATGTGCACTGTCACTTTTTCACATACGCAACGAAGCAGTTTCCAAGCACGGAGCATCG aaACATTTGTCTGCTGAAGTACACCCACATGGGGACACCAACCAGAATAATGAAGCTCACTAAAGTGGTGTCTGGATTTTCACTAAAATCCTGTGCGCTTTCTAAGCTGG CTTGTATCAGGGACATTTTCCCTAGTACGGCATTTGCAGACAGTAACATCGACAGTGTCATGGCTCCGGATGTCTTTGTCTGTCGCCGCATTTGTACTCACCAccccagttgtttgttttttaccttccTTTCTCAAGAATGGCCAAAAGAATCTGAAAG aaatCTTTGTCTCCTGAAAACATCTGAAAGTGGATTACCAAGTACACGCATTAAGAAGGACAAAGCTCTTTCTGGTTTCAGTCTGCAAACCTGCAGGCACAGTGTCCCAG TGTTCTGTCATTCCTCATTTTACCACGACACTGATTTCTTGGGAGAAGAACTGGACATTGTTGACGTGAAAGGGCACGAAGCCTGCCAGAAAATGTGTACCGACTCCATCCGCTGCCAGTTTTTTACCTATTCGCCATCTCCAGAATCTTGCAACGGAGGGAA GGGTAAATGTTACTTAAAACTCTCTTCAAATGGATCTCCAACGAAAATACTTCATGGGAGAGGAGGCATCTCTGGATATACATTAAGGTTATGTAAAATGGATAATG AATCTAGTCAAAATCTTCAAAACGTTGCTCTGAAACGAATCTCACCCCATCCACCCTCAG TGTGTACGACCAAAATCAAGCCCAGAATTGTTGGAGGAGAGGCATCTGTTCATGGTGAGTGGCCATGGCAGATAACTCTGCACATCACATCACCTGCCCAGAGACACCTGTGTGGAGGCTCCATCATTGGAAACCAGTGGATACTAACAGCTGCTCACTGTTTGATTGG GTTAGAGTCACCTAAAATCTTGCGTGTCTATAGTGGCATTTTAAATCAATCAGAAGTTAAAAAGGACACAGCTTTCTTTGGGGTTCAAGAAATAATAATTCATGATCAATATGAAATGGCAGAAAGTGGGTATGATATTGCCTTGTTGAAACTGGAAACGGCAATGAATTACACAG atgcTCAGAGACCCATATGTCTACCTTCCAAAGGAGATCGAAGCATAATATACGCTGAGTGCTGGGTGACTGGATGGGGGTACAGAAAATTAGGAG acaaaatacaaaatactctCCAGAAAGCTAACGTGCCCTTGGTGACAACTGAAGAGTGCCAGACAAGATACAGAGGGCACAAAATAACCAATAAGATGCTCTGTGCAGGCTACcgagaaggagggaaggatgcTTGTAAG gGAGACTCGGGGGGCCCCCTGTCCTGTAAACACAACGACGTCTGGCACTTGGTGGGCATCACCAGCTGGGGAGAAGGCTGCGGTCAGAGGGAACGGCCCGGGGTTTACACCAATGTGGTTGAGTACGTGGACTGGATTTTGGAGAAAACTCAAGCGGTGTGA
- the F11 gene encoding coagulation factor XI isoform X4, whose protein sequence is MKGMNYNSLVTRDAQECQERCTNDVHCHFFTYATKQFPSTEHRNICLLKYTHMGTPTRIMKLTKVVSGFSLKSCALSKLACIRDIFPSTAFADSNIDSVMAPDVFVCRRICTHHPSCLFFTFLSQEWPKESERNLCLLKTSESGLPSTRIKKDKALSGFSLQTCRHSVPVFCHSSFYHDTDFLGEELDIVDVKGHEACQKMCTDSIRCQFFTYSPSPESCNGGKGKCYLKLSSNGSPTKILHGRGGISGYTLRLCKMDNESSQNLQNVALKRISPHPPSVCTTKIKPRIVGGEASVHGEWPWQITLHITSPAQRHLCGGSIIGNQWILTAAHCLIGLESPKILRVYSGILNQSEVKKDTAFFGVQEIIIHDQYEMAESGYDIALLKLETAMNYTDAQRPICLPSKGDRSIIYAECWVTGWGYRKLGDKIQNTLQKANVPLVTTEECQTRYRGHKITNKMLCAGYREGGKDACKGDSGGPLSCKHNDVWHLVGITSWGEGCGQRERPGVYTNVVEYVDWILEKTQAV, encoded by the exons ATGAAGGGCATGAACTATAATAGCTTGGTGACCAGGGATGCCCAGGAATGCCAAGAGAGATGCACAAATGATGTGCACTGTCACTTTTTCACATACGCAACGAAGCAGTTTCCAAGCACGGAGCATCG aaACATTTGTCTGCTGAAGTACACCCACATGGGGACACCAACCAGAATAATGAAGCTCACTAAAGTGGTGTCTGGATTTTCACTAAAATCCTGTGCGCTTTCTAAGCTGG CTTGTATCAGGGACATTTTCCCTAGTACGGCATTTGCAGACAGTAACATCGACAGTGTCATGGCTCCGGATGTCTTTGTCTGTCGCCGCATTTGTACTCACCAccccagttgtttgttttttaccttccTTTCTCAAGAATGGCCAAAAGAATCTGAAAG aaatCTTTGTCTCCTGAAAACATCTGAAAGTGGATTACCAAGTACACGCATTAAGAAGGACAAAGCTCTTTCTGGTTTCAGTCTGCAAACCTGCAGGCACAGTGTCCCAG TGTTCTGTCATTCCTCATTTTACCACGACACTGATTTCTTGGGAGAAGAACTGGACATTGTTGACGTGAAAGGGCACGAAGCCTGCCAGAAAATGTGTACCGACTCCATCCGCTGCCAGTTTTTTACCTATTCGCCATCTCCAGAATCTTGCAACGGAGGGAA GGGTAAATGTTACTTAAAACTCTCTTCAAATGGATCTCCAACGAAAATACTTCATGGGAGAGGAGGCATCTCTGGATATACATTAAGGTTATGTAAAATGGATAATG AATCTAGTCAAAATCTTCAAAACGTTGCTCTGAAACGAATCTCACCCCATCCACCCTCAG TGTGTACGACCAAAATCAAGCCCAGAATTGTTGGAGGAGAGGCATCTGTTCATGGTGAGTGGCCATGGCAGATAACTCTGCACATCACATCACCTGCCCAGAGACACCTGTGTGGAGGCTCCATCATTGGAAACCAGTGGATACTAACAGCTGCTCACTGTTTGATTGG GTTAGAGTCACCTAAAATCTTGCGTGTCTATAGTGGCATTTTAAATCAATCAGAAGTTAAAAAGGACACAGCTTTCTTTGGGGTTCAAGAAATAATAATTCATGATCAATATGAAATGGCAGAAAGTGGGTATGATATTGCCTTGTTGAAACTGGAAACGGCAATGAATTACACAG atgcTCAGAGACCCATATGTCTACCTTCCAAAGGAGATCGAAGCATAATATACGCTGAGTGCTGGGTGACTGGATGGGGGTACAGAAAATTAGGAG acaaaatacaaaatactctCCAGAAAGCTAACGTGCCCTTGGTGACAACTGAAGAGTGCCAGACAAGATACAGAGGGCACAAAATAACCAATAAGATGCTCTGTGCAGGCTACcgagaaggagggaaggatgcTTGTAAG gGAGACTCGGGGGGCCCCCTGTCCTGTAAACACAACGACGTCTGGCACTTGGTGGGCATCACCAGCTGGGGAGAAGGCTGCGGTCAGAGGGAACGGCCCGGGGTTTACACCAATGTGGTTGAGTACGTGGACTGGATTTTGGAGAAAACTCAAGCGGTGTGA